The nucleotide window AAACGGTCGTAAGTATCTCCTGAAGTTCCTACAGGAATAATAAAGTCGAAGTCCTGGTATGAAGAATAAGGCTGTGCAACTCTTACATCGTAATCTACCCCTGCTGCACGTAAGTTTGGACCTGTGAAACCGTAGCTTAATGCTCTTTCGGCAGAAATAGCTCCTGTACCGATGGTTCTGTCCATGAAAATCCTGTTTCTTTCTAATAAAGTACAGAATTCTTTGAATCTTGGAGGGAATGTCTTTAAGAAATCTTTGATCAGCTCATGGAATTTAGGAGTGAAATCTCTTTCAAATCCTCCGATTCTTCCCATATTGGTTGTCATTCTGGCTCCGCAGATCTGCTCATACATATCGTAAATACGCTCTCTTTCGATGAACATATAGGTAAGACCTGTAATCGCTCCTGAGTCCATCCCGGTTACCCCGTTACAAATCAGGTGGTCACCGATTCTGGCAAGCTCCATCAGGATAACACGCATATAATCTACACGTTTTGGAACTTCTACGCCGATCAGTTTTTCTACTGTCATATGCCAGCCCAAGTTATTGATTGGCGCAGAACAGTAATTCATACGGTCTGTAAGGGTAGTGATCTGAGAATAGTTTCTTCTTTCAGAAATTTTCTCAAATGCTCTGTGGATATATCCCACTGTTTGTTCAGCATGAAGGATTCTTTCTCCGTCCATCGTTAAGATATTCTGGAAAATCCCGTGAGTAGCAGGGTGGGTAGGTCCTAAGTTCAGGGTATATAATTGCCCGTCAATCTGTTCCTTACTTTCGTACTGGTTTAGTATATTAGATAATGAGTTATCTTTCATAATGATTGCTTTTAGCTATTTGCTTCTGGCCATTGGCTAGCTGCCATTGGCCATTCGCTTTTTTATCTTCCGAACATACTATCGTTCTTGTCGGTTCTTGTACCGTCTTCAAGGCGATATTCTTTCAACATTGGGTGGTATCCAAGATCTTCCATATTCAGAATAGGTCTGAGATCCGGGTGTCCTTTAAATTTAATCCCATAGAAATCATACGTTTCTCTTTCCATCCAGTTTGCTCCCGCATATAGATCCGTAAGGGAATCTACCTCAATATTTTCTCTGGACATGAAGATTTTCAGACGTAATCTGAAATTGGTCATCATATTATGTAAATGGTAGACAACACCTATTTCCTTTTCCGGGAACTCAGGATAATGAATTCCGCAGATATCTGTAAGGAAATTGATTTCCAGAGATGAATCTTTAAGATAGTGAATGATTTTCTTAATATCTTCTTTCTTTACTTCTATCGTCAGCATTCCATAAGGCTCAGAGCTTGAAATGACAGATTCCGGAAATTCTCTGGTGATAGCTTCTAATACAAATTCGTTTGTCATTTCCGTTAGTTGCTTATGTTGTAAGAATCTAATAATTTCTGATACTCAGGCATGTCTCTTCTTCTGATGCTTTCGCTTTCTGCCAGAGCCTGTACCTGCATTACTCCTTCAATGATCTGTTCAGGTCTTGGAGGACATCCCGGAACGTAAACATCTACCGGAATAATTTTATCAATTCCCTGAAGTACAGAATACGTATCAAAAATACCACCGCTGGAAGCACAGGCTCCAACTGCTACCACCCATTTTGGCTCAGCCATCTGAGTGTACACTTCTTTCAGGACTGGTCCCAATTTCTTTGATATAGTTCCGCAAACCATCAGCATATCTGCTTGTCTTGGAGAGAAAGAGTTTCTTTCCATTCCAAATCTTGAAGCATCATAAGTCGGGTTCAGGGTAGCCATAAACTCGATACCACAACAAGAGGTTGCAAATGGTAACGGCCAAAGTGAAAACTTTCTTGCCATCCCGATTACACTGCTCAGTTTCGTTGCGAAAAACCCTTCTCCTTCATAGCCTTCAGGAGCAGGTGCATCTGTTCTTATTACTGGTTTTTTATCTGACATTTTTAGTAAATATTTAAAGATTAAAATATTTAAGATTAAAAAATAAGATCTTGAAAATCTTCAATTTACTTAAATACATTGAATCTTTTAATTAAAATTTATTTATCCCAATCTAATGCACCGCGTTTCCATACATAGAAAAACGCCATGAAGAAGATGGCTACGAACGTAAGTACGGCAAGGAATCCTTCCATACCGAATTCTCTGAAGTTTACAGCGTAAGGATAAAAGAATACGATTTCAATATCGAATAGTACGAACAATACCGCAGTCAGGAAGTACTTGATAGAAAACGGTGTTCTGGCGTTTCCTTCTACAGGAACCCCACATTCCCAGCTTTGGTTTTTTACAGAGTTTCCTTTTTTCTGCTGTGGGCCTAAGAAATGTGCACCAAGCAAAGAAACCGCTACAAATCCTACTGCTACACCAGCCTGGATAAGGATTGGAATATAACTTTCAGGTAAATTCATTTTTGCATTATTATCTCAATTTGCAAATTTAGCGAATAAACAAGAAAGCATGAAATTTATCAGCTTAAAAGTAGGATGAAAATGAGTTAAATCAGTAATTTAGAATCAATAAAAATTAGCTTTTTGTCTTCGTTTTTTTGCCTGGTTTTTTCCCGTTTTTTGTAGCGAATATGAAAAAATACATTCTGTCAGGTATATTGAGGGTATTTTGAATGATTACTACCAATCAAAATAACTTGTTAAAAGCACTGCTTTTATTTTTTCATTTTTTTCAAGAGAGTGTAAGCCATAAATGAAATATACCCAAAAAGAATACTGGCAAAAAGAATATTTATTACTGTATTTGTTTTATCATCCGGTGACTGAAAAAAGAAATTGTAACTGATAAATCCTACAATTAAAATAGCAAATATGATAAGCTGTGGTTTCATAAATTTTTAGATTTTAAATTATTACCTGGCACAAAATACAGCATCAGTTATTGATTTCCATAGAATAGGTTCTTCTTCTCTTATGATTTACCGGATTATAATCCTGCCATAACAGCTGAATACTTTTGTTTTCTTCCAGTTCAGGGTTGGTTTCCAGATATTTGACTCCTTTTTTTCTGAATATATCCCAGATTTCTTTGAAGATGATAGAAGTCACACCTCTTCTCTGATAATCCGGATGAATTCCGATCAGATAGAAGTTGGCTCTGTCATTCTTCTTTCCTGCTTGTAAGAAATGCCACCAGCCAAAAGGAAGCAGTTTTCCACCAGATTTTTGAAGGGCTTTGGAATAAGAAGGCATCGTAATCGCAAAAGAGATCAGATTGTTATGCTCATCAGCAATGCATACAATAAAATCTTTGTCAATGAGTTTGAAATATTTCTCTTTATAGGTTTTACGCTGTTCGTCGGAAATAGGAGTGTAGGTGGAAAGGTGTTTGTAAGTTTCATCCAAAAGATCAAACATAGGATCCACATACTGAATGATTTCTTCCTTTGTTTTGAATTTTAAAACTTTCAGCTTGTATTTTTCGGAAATAAGCTGATTAAATTTATGGATTTTTTCAGGCAGGGTTTCAGGGAAGATGATTTCAAATTCTACCCATTCTTTTTCTTTGGTCAATCCCAGGTTTTCCAGATGTTTCGGATAGTATTCGTGGTTGTAAATTCCGATCATTGTAGCCAACTGATCGAAGCCTTTTATCAGCATTCCTGCTTTATCAAGATTGGTAAACCCCATAGGGCCTTCAATTTTGTCAATATTTTTTTCTCTGGCATAATCAACCGCTTTCTGAATTAATGCTTTTGAAACTTCAGCATCATCAATAAAGTCGATCCACCCAAAGCGTACTTTTTTAATTCCTAACTCTTTCTCTTCTTTGTGGTTAATAAGAACAGCAATTCTCCCTACAATTTTATCATTCCTGTAAGCGAGATATTGTCTGGCCTCCGAATATTGAAGGGCAGGATTTTCATCAGCATTCCAAATGTTGATTTCGTCATTAATAAAGGACGGAACATAGTAAGGATTGTTTTTATACAGATCCATTGGAAATCTTACGAATTGCTTCAGCTGACCCGCAGTTTTTACTTCAATAATTGAAATTGTAGACATGTTTTTTGAGAAGAATTAA belongs to Chryseobacterium gleum and includes:
- a CDS encoding GNAT family N-acetyltransferase encodes the protein MSTISIIEVKTAGQLKQFVRFPMDLYKNNPYYVPSFINDEINIWNADENPALQYSEARQYLAYRNDKIVGRIAVLINHKEEKELGIKKVRFGWIDFIDDAEVSKALIQKAVDYAREKNIDKIEGPMGFTNLDKAGMLIKGFDQLATMIGIYNHEYYPKHLENLGLTKEKEWVEFEIIFPETLPEKIHKFNQLISEKYKLKVLKFKTKEEIIQYVDPMFDLLDETYKHLSTYTPISDEQRKTYKEKYFKLIDKDFIVCIADEHNNLISFAITMPSYSKALQKSGGKLLPFGWWHFLQAGKKNDRANFYLIGIHPDYQRRGVTSIIFKEIWDIFRKKGVKYLETNPELEENKSIQLLWQDYNPVNHKRRRTYSMEINN
- a CDS encoding NADH-quinone oxidoreductase subunit C produces the protein MTNEFVLEAITREFPESVISSSEPYGMLTIEVKKEDIKKIIHYLKDSSLEINFLTDICGIHYPEFPEKEIGVVYHLHNMMTNFRLRLKIFMSRENIEVDSLTDLYAGANWMERETYDFYGIKFKGHPDLRPILNMEDLGYHPMLKEYRLEDGTRTDKNDSMFGR
- a CDS encoding NADH-quinone oxidoreductase subunit A, whose translation is MNLPESYIPILIQAGVAVGFVAVSLLGAHFLGPQQKKGNSVKNQSWECGVPVEGNARTPFSIKYFLTAVLFVLFDIEIVFFYPYAVNFREFGMEGFLAVLTFVAIFFMAFFYVWKRGALDWDK
- the nuoD gene encoding NADH dehydrogenase (quinone) subunit D produces the protein MKDNSLSNILNQYESKEQIDGQLYTLNLGPTHPATHGIFQNILTMDGERILHAEQTVGYIHRAFEKISERRNYSQITTLTDRMNYCSAPINNLGWHMTVEKLIGVEVPKRVDYMRVILMELARIGDHLICNGVTGMDSGAITGLTYMFIERERIYDMYEQICGARMTTNMGRIGGFERDFTPKFHELIKDFLKTFPPRFKEFCTLLERNRIFMDRTIGTGAISAERALSYGFTGPNLRAAGVDYDVRVAQPYSSYQDFDFIIPVGTSGDTYDRFMVRQQEVWESIKIIKQAYENLPEGPFHADVPDFYLPEKADVYQKMEALIYHFKIVMGETDVPKGEVYHAVEGGNGELGFYLVSDGGRSPYRLHFRRPCFIYYQAYPEMITGSVISDAIVTMCSMNIIAGELDA
- a CDS encoding NADH-quinone oxidoreductase subunit B codes for the protein MSDKKPVIRTDAPAPEGYEGEGFFATKLSSVIGMARKFSLWPLPFATSCCGIEFMATLNPTYDASRFGMERNSFSPRQADMLMVCGTISKKLGPVLKEVYTQMAEPKWVVAVGACASSGGIFDTYSVLQGIDKIIPVDVYVPGCPPRPEQIIEGVMQVQALAESESIRRRDMPEYQKLLDSYNISN